The proteins below come from a single Pirellulales bacterium genomic window:
- a CDS encoding dihydrodipicolinate synthase family protein, with the protein MTHPKWQGVFPAVTTQFKQDQSLDLPATARHIEVLLESCVSGLIMCGSLGENQTLTADEKRRVVEMAVRAANGRVPVLSGVAEMSTAAACQYVRDCEALGASGFMVMPAMVYRADGREALNHFRGVAAATALPWMLYNNPIGYPVDITPAQLSELADIENFVAVKESSANTRRITEIRILLGDRFSLFSGVDDLILESATLGIDGWVAGAGIAFPRENQHFWELTRRGRWDEARAMHRWFYPLLKLDTHVKFVQYIKLAVQETGLGAEWVREPRLPLVGEEREQVLATLRRAIETRPKI; encoded by the coding sequence ATGACGCATCCTAAATGGCAAGGCGTTTTCCCCGCCGTCACGACGCAGTTCAAGCAGGATCAATCGCTCGACCTGCCGGCGACCGCGCGACACATCGAGGTGCTACTGGAATCCTGCGTCAGCGGGCTGATCATGTGCGGATCGCTCGGGGAGAATCAAACGCTGACCGCCGACGAGAAGCGGCGCGTGGTCGAGATGGCCGTTCGCGCGGCCAATGGGCGAGTGCCGGTGCTCAGCGGCGTGGCGGAGATGAGCACCGCCGCAGCCTGCCAATATGTGCGCGATTGCGAGGCGCTCGGCGCGAGCGGATTCATGGTGATGCCGGCGATGGTGTATCGCGCGGATGGCCGCGAAGCTCTAAATCATTTCCGCGGGGTCGCGGCTGCCACTGCGCTTCCGTGGATGCTGTACAACAATCCGATCGGTTACCCGGTCGATATCACGCCCGCTCAGCTCTCCGAGTTGGCCGACATCGAGAACTTCGTCGCGGTGAAGGAAAGTTCGGCCAACACGCGGCGGATCACGGAGATTCGCATCCTCTTGGGAGACCGATTCTCGTTGTTCAGCGGGGTGGATGACTTGATTCTTGAATCGGCCACTTTGGGGATCGACGGCTGGGTCGCGGGAGCGGGCATTGCCTTTCCACGCGAAAATCAGCATTTCTGGGAGCTGACGCGCCGCGGCCGCTGGGACGAAGCTCGGGCGATGCACCGCTGGTTCTATCCGCTCTTGAAGCTCGACACGCACGTGAAGTTCGTCCAGTACATCAAGCTCGCGGTGCAAGAAACGGGGCTGGGGGCCGAATGGGTCCGCGAGCCGCGGCTGCCGCTCGTCGGCGAGGAGCGCGAGCAAGTGCTCGCTACGCTCCGCCGGGCGATCGAGACGCGGCCCAAGATTTAG